Proteins from a genomic interval of Quercus lobata isolate SW786 chromosome 11, ValleyOak3.0 Primary Assembly, whole genome shotgun sequence:
- the LOC115968789 gene encoding basic form of pathogenesis-related protein 1-like: protein MGLCKISLAFVFLMGLTLVHLTLAQDSKEDYLNAHNAARADVGVPSLTWDDTVAAYAQNYANQRIGDCNLVHSGGKYGENIAWGSADLSGTDAVKMWVDEKANYDYNSNSCVGGECLHYTQVVWRNSVRLGCAKVRCNNGGTFIGCNYDPPGNYVGQKPY from the coding sequence ATGGGGTTGTGTAAGATTTCACTAGCTTTTGTTTTTCTCATGGGCTTAACCCTAGTCCATCTCACCCTTGCCCAAGACTCCAAAGAAGACTACCTTAATGCCCACAATGCAGCCCGTGCAGACGTGGGAGTTCCATCTCTGACTTGGGATGACACTGTAGCCGCATATGCACAGAACTATGCTAATCAGCGTATTGGAGATTGCAATCTTGTGCACTCCGGTGGAAAATATGGTGAAAACATTGCATGGGGCAGCGCTGACCTCTCAGGCACAGATGCGGTGAAGATGTGGGTCGACGAGAAAGCCAACTATGACTACAACTCTAACTCTTGTGTTGGTGGGGAGTGCCTGCACTATACTCAGGTGGTTTGGCGCAACTCGGTTCGTCTTGGATGTGCTAAAGTGAGGTGCAACAATGGTGGGACATTCATTGGTTGCAACTATGATCCTCCTGGCAACTATGTTGGCCAGAAACCTTACTAA